The genomic region GGTCGTCGACCGCCTGGAAGGCGAGGCCGAGGTGGTAGCCGTACGCCTCCAGGACGTCGGCCGTACGGTCGTCGGCTCCGCCGAGCACGGCGCCGATGGAGACGGCGCAGGCGAGCAGCGCGCCCGTCTTGTTGCCCTCCATCTCCAGACACTCCTCGACGGTGACCCGCTCGCGGTGCTCGTAGGAGATGTCCTGGGCCTGACCGTCGATCAGCTTGCGGCTGGCCGTGGTCAGCCGGCGGGCGGCCCGGCCGGCCTCGACGGTGCCCAGCTCCAGCAGGATCTCGTTGGCCAGCGCGAAGAGCGCGTCGCCGACGAGGATCGCCTGGGCCGGGCCGTGCACCTTCCATACGGTGTCGCGGTGCCGGCGCTGCTCGTCGCCGTCCATCAGGTCGTCGTGCAGCAGCGAGAAGTTGTGCACGAGTTCGACGGCTACGGCTCCGGGGATGCCGGCCTCTGCCGGGGCGCCCGCCGCTTCCGCGGACAGCAGGGCCAGTGCGGGACGCACGGCCTTGCCTCCGTCGCCGTCGGCGGGCCTGCCCTGGGCATCGATCCAGCCGAAGTGATAGGCCGCGACGGTGTCCATGGGCGGCGCCAGCCGGTCCACGGCAGCTCGCAGCACCGGCGCTGACAGGGCCCTTCCGCGCTCCAGAAGCGCGGTGACGTCCGTGGTGTCCGCCACGGTGTCGTAAGCCGGATTCGCCGGGGTCACAGACTCTCCTCTTGTTCCGGTGGTACTGCTCATGCCGCCTCCTGCAGCGGATGTTCTTGTGGCCGGCCGAGGGCCTGGAGCGCGGCGTCCGCGGCAATGGAGCCACTGCGGACGGCACCCTCCATCGTGGCGGGCCAGCCGGTGGCGGTCCATGCTCCCGCCAGGTGCAGCCCGGGGGCGCGGGTGTGCGTGCCCGGCCGCAGCCGGCCCACACCCGGCGTGGGTGCGAAGGTCGCGGTGCGTTCCCGGGTGACGAAGAAGTCGCGGATCCCGGCTCCTCGCGCTGCCGGGAGGAGGCGTTCGAGCTCGGGCAGGTACCGCTTGCGCAGCTCGGCGACGGGCAGGTCGATCTCGTCCTGCGCCGCGGACTGGGACACGGCGAGGTACTGCCCGGCGCCCTGGAGTCCGGAGGAGGCCGTGCGGTCGAAGACCCATTGCACGGGTGAGCCGAGCGCGGCGAAGAACGGCCTGCGCAGCACCTTGCGGTCGTAGACGACGTGCACGTTGAGGATCGGCGCGTCGGTCAGGTCGAGCAGCCGGCCGGGGTCGTCGAGCGCACCGTCGGGCAGCAGCCGGTGGGTCTCCCCCTGCGGCACGGCGAGGACGACGGTGTCCGCCTCGAAGCGTTCGGTGTCGGTCCCGACGGTCCAGCCGCCGTCCTCGGTGCGGGTGAGGGAGCCGGCCCGGGTGCGCACGTGGATCTCGACGCCCGCCGACTCGAGCGCCTTGCGGGCGAGGGTGTCGTGGAGGTCCCCGAGCGGCACGGCCGCCCAGCCGATGTCGGCGGCGCCCGGCTCGGAGAGGAGCCCCGTCTTGAAGACCTTCGCGGCCAGCGCCATGGAGGCGTTGGGCGCGGTGGCGTTGAGCGTGGCGACGCCGACGAGGTCCCAGAGGGCCTCGATGGCGCGGCTCGACTGTCCTTGGCGGCGGAGCCAGGTGGCGAAGTCGATGCCGTCGAGCGCCGGGTCGGCGGGGTCGAGACGGCCCAGCGCCAGTGCGGCACGGCCGACCCGGGCCTTGTCCGCGAGCGAGAGGTGC from Streptomyces sp. QL37 harbors:
- a CDS encoding polyprenyl synthetase family protein; translated protein: MSSTTGTRGESVTPANPAYDTVADTTDVTALLERGRALSAPVLRAAVDRLAPPMDTVAAYHFGWIDAQGRPADGDGGKAVRPALALLSAEAAGAPAEAGIPGAVAVELVHNFSLLHDDLMDGDEQRRHRDTVWKVHGPAQAILVGDALFALANEILLELGTVEAGRAARRLTTASRKLIDGQAQDISYEHRERVTVEECLEMEGNKTGALLACAVSIGAVLGGADDRTADVLEAYGYHLGLAFQAVDDLLGIWGDPESTGKQTWSDLRQRKKSLPVVAALAAGGPASERLGELLAADAKSNDFDSFSEEEFAARAALIEEAGGRDWTAQEARRQHAVAIEALHGVDMPERVRAQLTELADFVVVRKR
- the hpnE gene encoding hydroxysqualene dehydroxylase HpnE codes for the protein MTGRNSPCSRAVVVGGGLAGVTSALRLADAGLDVTLLEGRPRLGGLAFSFRRGDLSVDNGQHVYLRCCTGYRWFLDRIEGAHLAPLQDRLDVPVLDVGRPAGPRLGRLRRTGLPVPLHLAGGLAAYPHLSLADKARVGRAALALGRLDPADPALDGIDFATWLRRQGQSSRAIEALWDLVGVATLNATAPNASMALAAKVFKTGLLSEPGAADIGWAAVPLGDLHDTLARKALESAGVEIHVRTRAGSLTRTEDGGWTVGTDTERFEADTVVLAVPQGETHRLLPDGALDDPGRLLDLTDAPILNVHVVYDRKVLRRPFFAALGSPVQWVFDRTASSGLQGAGQYLAVSQSAAQDEIDLPVAELRKRYLPELERLLPAARGAGIRDFFVTRERTATFAPTPGVGRLRPGTHTRAPGLHLAGAWTATGWPATMEGAVRSGSIAADAALQALGRPQEHPLQEAA